In Leptolyngbya subtilissima AS-A7, the genomic window CGTCCACAGCATCGGCCCCGAAATCGCTCAGGCCGTCTATGAATGGTTCCAGGTGCCTGCCAACCAAACCTTAATCGATCGCCTGCAACAGGCTGGTCTGCAACTTGCCTCCGCAGAATCCGCCGCCGCCCCAGCCGCTGGCCCCCTAGAAGGCAAAACCTTCGTGCTCACCGGTACCCTGCCCACCCTTACCCGCCAGCAGGCCACCGACATCATCGAAGCCGCCGGCGGCAAGGTCACCAGCAGCGTCAGCAAAGCCACCGACTATCTAGTGGCGGGTGAAAAAGCCGGCTCAAAACTCGTCAAAGCGGAAAGTCTGGGCGTTGCCATTCTCACCGAAGCAGACCTGTTAGCGCTGGGGAAAGAATAGTACTCGCCAAGCTAGTTGTGATTAGCCCTGGGAACCTAGAACTCAGGATCTCAGGCTTAAGACAAACCGTGAACCATACACCTTAAACCCCAAACCACTACCAACCCATCACTACTGACTCGACAATCTACTCAAATTAGTAATCTAATTTTCGCCTCTAGGGCGGGGCAGCGTTAGCATAGAAAAATCCATCCCTCCCTATAGAAAATTGGCTACCTAATAGGGTCGATAATAGTATCTGAGTGATACAAAATGAAGTAATCCCCTGATTTGCGGCCCTAGGGCTTGAGCCGAGAATATCGGTGATGCCAGGCCACAGAGCTGTTGTTAACCAAATATCCGTACTTATGCTCTTGGCCTGGCCAAATTATCGGGTTACGTCTAGAACCATCTGAAGCTGAAATCGTCTTAAGTACTGCTGCGGAATACTGTTTGGAGTACCGCTCAATGGTTGGACAACTGGGTCCGGACCCGATAGCTAACAAGCTATCGTTGCTCCCTTACGTCTTTTTGTCGGCATCTAGTGCTGAGGGAGAATCGATCGATGAGGTCGTGCTCGATGCCCTATGCGCCATTCGCCTCTACCTCGATATGGAGGTGGCGTTTATTGCTGAATTTTCGGGTGGTAGACGCCGATTTCGCTATGTCGATTCATCTTTAGAGCATCCACCGATCGCCGTGGGTGACTCAAACCCGCTCGAAGAGAGCTATTGCCAACGCGTTGTCGATGGTCGGCTGCCAGAGCTGATTCAAGATGCCTCAGCAATCCCGGCGGCGCTAGAACTACCGGTCACTATGGACCTGCCGGTGGGAGCCCACCTCAGCGTGCCCATCCGCTTGGGGAACGGGCAGCTCTACGGAACCTTCTGCTGCTTTAGCACTCGGCCCGACTTTACCCTGGGCAATCGCGACTTGTCTATCATGCGCGTGTTTGCCAATTTTGCTTCCCGCCAAATTGGCCGAGAGCTAGCCACCCAGCGCCAGTACCGAGAGATGCGCCAGCGCATTGTCTCAGTGCTAGAGTCTGAATCGTTTACCATCGTCTACCAGCCGATTGTTCACTTAGGAGACAACAAGATCATCGGCTTCGAGGCTCTGACCCGGTTTTGGTCTAGGCCCATTCGCAGCCCTGATGTGTGGTTTAACGAGGCGGCTGAAGTGGGTCTGAGCGAAGAGCTGGAGATGGCAGCGATCGCCAAGGCTCTCACGGGCTTCGACCAACTCCCCGACGATATCTATTTGTCTCTCAACGTCTCGCCCGACAACATCTTGAATGGCGCTATCCATCGAGCCCTCCACAATGCGCCGCTCGATCGCATTGTGCTGGAGGTCACTGAGCATGTGCCCATCCCCGACTATTCCCAGTTCGGCCAAGCCCTAGCACCCCTGCGCGATCGCGGCATTCGCCTCGCCGTCGACGATGCTGGCTCGGGCTACGCGAGTTTCCTGCACATTCTCAAGCTCAAGCCAGAAATCATCAAGCTCGACATCGGACTCATTCGCGATATTGATACCGACCTTAACCGCCGCGCCTTGACCGCTGCGCTAGTCGGGTTTGCCCAAGAAAGTGGCAGCCAACTCGTCGCCGAAGGGGTAGAGACAGCCCCAGAGTGCACTGCCCTAAAGCAGCTTTGCGTCAACAAAGCGCAGGGATATTTGCTCGGGCATCCCCTCCCGATTGGCGAAACCGCAGCGCTGTTTCAGGGCCAGGGCTAAGCAGTTTTGAAATTGATCTCCACTCCTCAAAGTCCCCCAGAATTGGGGGATTTAGGGGGCCGACAGCTCTGGGCAAGCCCCCAGAAACCCTTGTAACCCGCTATAGTTTGGCTTCCTAGCCCCTCAATTCTGAAGAGGACCGGGATTCTGCAACTTGAGCAATACGATCGAGAACAACGGCCAGATTGTCCGCGACCTCTGCATTTGAGAATCGCAAAACGCAATAACCGAAATCTTGAAGATGCTCTGTCCGCGCTTTGTCGTAGGCTTCTTGCTGGTTATGAACGCTACCATCAACTTCAATAACCAATTTGCAGGATGGGCAGTAAAAGTCAACAATGAATCGTCCCACAGGATGCTGACATCGGAACCTGAGTCCGTTCAACTGCCGTCCTCGCAATGCTTTCCACAGTCTTGTCTCAGCAGGGGTAAGGTTTTGCCTTAACTCTCGGGCAGCCTGCTCAATTGACCGAGTAGTACCACGAATCCTTGGAGAGTCCTTGGCCATTGATGGACAGTGATAGAATTTCCTCTATCAAGATTGCCCAGTGCCACTCAAAGTCCCCCAGAATTGGGGGATTTAGGGGGCAAGATAGCTCTTAGCAGACCGCTAAGTCTCTTCTGTAACCTGCCAAAGTTTTGCCCCCCTGCCCCCCAAAATTGGGGGGTTCTGACAGACCCTATCGATCTCACCCGCCGAGACAGCGTGTATTCTAGAGTGTCAGTCTGACCCGAGACACCCGCCCGTAACCCAGGCAGTTAACCCCCGGCAGTTACCCAAGGAGACAACGTATGTGTGGCATTGTGGGATACATTGGCACCCGGCCCGCCGCCGACATCCTCATGGATGGCCTGCGTAAACTTGAATATCGCGGCTACGACTCCGCTGGGCTCGCCACCGTGCTCGAAGGCGAGCTGCACTGCGTGCGCGCTAAGGGCAAGCTACAAAACCTGCAAGACAAGCTCGACGGCGAAGAGAACCCCGCTCGCCTGGGCATTGGCCACACCCGCTGGGCCACCCACGGCAAGCCTGAAGAATACAACGCCCACCCCCACCGCGACGGCAGCGGGCGATTGGCCGTAGTGCAAAATGGCATCGTTGAAAACTACCGCGAGCTGCGCGACACCCTCAAGGCCTTGGGCCACGAGTTTTCCTCCGACACCGACACTGAGGTGGTGCCCCACCTGATCGAGTCACACCTGAGCCAGCTCAACCCCGACGATACCCAGGGCCGCTCCATCCTACTAGAAGCCACCCGCCGTGCCTGTCAGCAGCTGCACGGGGCCTTTGCTCTGGCGATTGTCTCAGCCGACTATCCCGATGAGCTGGTGGTGGTGCGCCAGCAAGCCCCCCTGGTAATTGGCTTTGGCCAGGGCGAATTTTTCTGCGCTAGCGACACTCCGGCGATCGTGCCCCACACCCGCGCCGTGCTGCCGATGGAGAATGGCGAGCTAGCTAGCC contains:
- a CDS encoding sensor domain-containing phosphodiesterase, which encodes MSASSAEGESIDEVVLDALCAIRLYLDMEVAFIAEFSGGRRRFRYVDSSLEHPPIAVGDSNPLEESYCQRVVDGRLPELIQDASAIPAALELPVTMDLPVGAHLSVPIRLGNGQLYGTFCCFSTRPDFTLGNRDLSIMRVFANFASRQIGRELATQRQYREMRQRIVSVLESESFTIVYQPIVHLGDNKIIGFEALTRFWSRPIRSPDVWFNEAAEVGLSEELEMAAIAKALTGFDQLPDDIYLSLNVSPDNILNGAIHRALHNAPLDRIVLEVTEHVPIPDYSQFGQALAPLRDRGIRLAVDDAGSGYASFLHILKLKPEIIKLDIGLIRDIDTDLNRRALTAALVGFAQESGSQLVAEGVETAPECTALKQLCVNKAQGYLLGHPLPIGETAALFQGQG
- a CDS encoding endonuclease domain-containing protein, which gives rise to MAKDSPRIRGTTRSIEQAARELRQNLTPAETRLWKALRGRQLNGLRFRCQHPVGRFIVDFYCPSCKLVIEVDGSVHNQQEAYDKARTEHLQDFGYCVLRFSNAEVADNLAVVLDRIAQVAESRSSSELRG